GGACCTCTTAGCGAAACTCGGCTTGTAACCGCAGAACGACGAATCACTAGAAACCGGAGAAAGGTACCCTCGTATGAAGAGAGAAGAAATCGAGCAAACCCTTGTATTGATTAAGCCGGATGCCCTGAAAAACTCACTGACGGGATATGTACTTTCTCAGCTTTCGGAATTTCATACCGGCTTGCGTTTTGCCGGGGCGAAAATAGTTCATGTGCACAGGATGCTTGCCGAGCAGCACTACGCCGAACACCGGGGGAAGGTCTTTTATCCTTCACTCATAGAATACATTATGGGGCTCATCCATTATCCCGATGAACCGGAGAGGCGCAGGGTGATAGCGCTCGTCTATCAGGGTAAGGGCGCTGTACAAAAAATACGGGATATCTGCGGACCGACCAATCCCCATGCCGCCAGAGAAACGAAGCCGGGATGCATTCGCGCATTGGGAACCATCGTTCCTCTCAAAGACGCTTCCGGCAAAGAGATCGGTGAACGGATGGATAACCTCATCCACGCTTCTGCTACCGCCGGCGAGGCTGAACGTGAAATCAAACTCTGGTTCAGACCGAGCGATTTCCCCCCGTTCATGCGGCTCTTTCCCGCCGAAGTGAACGAAGAAGCTCATTACTATTTTAAGGATGGCAGGCTTCACACAAAGCATATCCGTGGGAGCGTTTGCCTCGTCGCTCCCGGTGATATTGTTTGGAAATCCGACCTCGACACCTTGCGCGCCCCTGATCAAGCCTCGCCGACTCCTTCCTCTATTGAGACGGTGGCCGCCAAATACCTCATTAACTACTATCCTGAAGGATAGGAAGTCTCTTTTTCGGGAGTCACCGGACGTCTCTCTTTGCCCGCCAGAATAGCTGAGGATACCCGGACAGAAGACGTGCACCAACGTGGCCTTTTTATGCCGGGTTTAGACCCCTCGTCGCTCCTCGAGCGTCCGTCCGCGGCCCGGCAATTTCCGTCTATTCGGTTGACTTTCACTCCGGAAAAGCAGTATTATTTTCATAGGAGGTTACGATGTTTGAGAAATTCACCGAGAGAGGCAGAAAGGTAATCATCTATGCCCGCGAAGAAGCCGAAAAAAGGCAGAATGATTACCTCGGCACAGAGCATCTTCTCTTGGCTCTCCTGAGAGAGGAAGACAGTCTTCCCATCGCCATCCTGAAGAAGATGGGCCTTTCTATCGAAGACCTCTTTATGGAGATAGAGCGAAGCCTTCCCTCCGGAACAAACATCCTCACCTTCGGGGACATTCCCTTTACCCCGCGGGCAAAGAAGGTCCTGGAACTTGCGGTTGAAGAGGCGCGGCTCCTCGGCCATAACTATATCGGCAGCGAGCACCTCCTGCTCGGAATAATCCGTGAGGAAGAGGGAATAGCTGGCAAGATCCTGAGAAACTTCGGGGCAAATCTTCTCGGTGCACGTCAGTTAACGATCAATCTTTCGCTGAGGACCCAGACGCACGTGAAAGAACGGAAGAGCACCACACCGGCCCTTGATGAATTCGGCAGGGATCTGACGCAACTCGCCAAGGCCGGAAAACTCGATCCGGTCATCGGCAGGGAGGACGAAATCGAGCGTGTTTTACAGATCCTCGGACGACGGATCAAGAATAATCCCGTTGTCATCGGTGAACCGGGTGTCGGTAAGACCGCCATTGTCGAAGGCCTCGCTCAGAACATCATATCCGGCGATGTCCCGGACAACCTTCTCGGAAAACGCATCGTCTCTCTCGATCTCGGCGCCCTCATCGCGGGAACCAAGTACCGCGGCCAGTTTGAAGAGCGACTGAAGATCGTCATGAAAGAGATAACCCAGTCCGACAACGTGATACTCTTCGTTGATGAATTGCATACCCTCATCGGTGCGGGTGCGGCAGAGGGTTCCGTCGATGCCTCGAGCATGTTGAAACCTGCCCTCTCACGCGGAGAGATTCAATGTATCGGGGCCACGACACCCGATGAATACAGAAAATACATCGAAAAAGACAAGGCGATGGAACGCAGATTCCAGCCGATTTACATTCAGTCGCCCTCTACGGAAACGACGGTACATATACTGCAGGAGCTGAAGCCCAGATACGAGACGCATCACAGGGTGAAGATGAGTGAGGACGCCATCACGGCGGCGGTGAAATTGTCAGACCGCTATATCTCCGACAGATATCTCCCCGACAAGGCGATAGATGTCATTGACGAAACCGGATCGAGAATCAAATTGAAACGGTCTACGTTACCTGCAGAGATAAAGGAAATGGAACAGGAACTGCTCAGGCTCTCGAAGGAAAAAAACCTTTATGTCAAGCTTCATGACGTGGAGCGGGCCACTGCCATACGGGGAGAAGAGGAGAGGCTGAAGAGGCTCCATGACCAGACGCAGAAGCGCTGGAAGGAGAACCTGAACAAGGAAATCCCTGTCGTCACCTCGGACGATGTGGCCTATACGGTCTCGAAGATGACCGGCGTCCCTCTCTTTAAGCTGGAAGAGCGGGAGTCGGAAAAACTGATACGAATGGAAGAGGCGCTTCACGAAAGGATCATAGCGCAGGACGAAGCCATTAAGGTTATATCGCGGGCGATTCGGCGTTCCCGGTCAGGGTTGAAAGACAGAAAGAAGCCGATAGGATCGTTCTTCTTCCTCGGCCCGACGGGAGTCGGAAAAACGGAACTCGCAAAGGCTCTCGCGGAGTTTCTCTTCGACGACGAGAATGCGCTTATCAAGGTCGACATGTCCGAGTATATGGAGAGGTTTAATGTGTCGCGGCTTACCGGCGCGCCTCCCGGTTATATCGGGTATGAAGAGGGCGGCCAGCTGACGGAAAAGATACGAAAGAGACCTTATTCCGTCGTGCTTTTTGACGAGATCGAAAAGGCGCATCCGGACGTATTCAACATACTCCTCCAGGTCCTTGATGAAGGCGTTCTTACGGACAGTTACGGCAGGAAAGTCGACTTCAAGAATACGGTCATTATCATGACGTCAAACCTGGGCGCGCGGATCATAGAGAAGGCGACCCCCCTCGGTT
This sequence is a window from Thermodesulfovibrionales bacterium. Protein-coding genes within it:
- a CDS encoding nucleoside-diphosphate kinase, coding for MKREEIEQTLVLIKPDALKNSLTGYVLSQLSEFHTGLRFAGAKIVHVHRMLAEQHYAEHRGKVFYPSLIEYIMGLIHYPDEPERRRVIALVYQGKGAVQKIRDICGPTNPHAARETKPGCIRALGTIVPLKDASGKEIGERMDNLIHASATAGEAEREIKLWFRPSDFPPFMRLFPAEVNEEAHYYFKDGRLHTKHIRGSVCLVAPGDIVWKSDLDTLRAPDQASPTPSSIETVAAKYLINYYPEG
- a CDS encoding ATP-dependent Clp protease ATP-binding subunit, translated to MFEKFTERGRKVIIYAREEAEKRQNDYLGTEHLLLALLREEDSLPIAILKKMGLSIEDLFMEIERSLPSGTNILTFGDIPFTPRAKKVLELAVEEARLLGHNYIGSEHLLLGIIREEEGIAGKILRNFGANLLGARQLTINLSLRTQTHVKERKSTTPALDEFGRDLTQLAKAGKLDPVIGREDEIERVLQILGRRIKNNPVVIGEPGVGKTAIVEGLAQNIISGDVPDNLLGKRIVSLDLGALIAGTKYRGQFEERLKIVMKEITQSDNVILFVDELHTLIGAGAAEGSVDASSMLKPALSRGEIQCIGATTPDEYRKYIEKDKAMERRFQPIYIQSPSTETTVHILQELKPRYETHHRVKMSEDAITAAVKLSDRYISDRYLPDKAIDVIDETGSRIKLKRSTLPAEIKEMEQELLRLSKEKNLYVKLHDVERATAIRGEEERLKRLHDQTQKRWKENLNKEIPVVTSDDVAYTVSKMTGVPLFKLEERESEKLIRMEEALHERIIAQDEAIKVISRAIRRSRSGLKDRKKPIGSFFFLGPTGVGKTELAKALAEFLFDDENALIKVDMSEYMERFNVSRLTGAPPGYIGYEEGGQLTEKIRKRPYSVVLFDEIEKAHPDVFNILLQVLDEGVLTDSYGRKVDFKNTVIIMTSNLGARIIEKATPLGFHTNTAEDAYQKIKENVLNELKRTFNPEFLNRVDETVVFHPLDKEHLMSIIDLLVNELNKQLIDRELFVEVDQAVKEWIINKYYQPVYGARPMRRAIQKSIEDPLAEDLLKGRFKEPQRIRVVLEADTPVFIGAEDAALLSVN